The Gopherus flavomarginatus isolate rGopFla2 chromosome 16, rGopFla2.mat.asm, whole genome shotgun sequence genomic sequence GGGCCGGGCGCGGGGGGGGCTCtcgggggttctggggggccgGGCGCTGGGCTGCGGTTAGGGGGCTGGGCTGTCCTACGTGGGGCTGTGGGGCGGTTCCAGGTGTGATGGGGGAGCAGGGCCgtggggcaggtgtctgggaagCCCTGGGCTATGGGGGGTGCGCTGCGGACAGGgctgcaggtgggaggtgctggggttaTGCGGGGGGAGTCCCCCCAGCAGGCCTGGAGGGTGGTGCTGGGACAGGGCTATGGGTTTTTTCTGGTTGGAGGGGCCCAGCGGGCAGGCTGTGTGGGATGGCCAGGGCTAGGCAGTGGTttaggtgggggggaagggtgtggaGAGGGGCCTTGGCTGTGGGGTGCCAGAGCTGCCTGGGAGGCAttggctgggtggggagcagcagggctggggcaggttgggggggtgCCAGAGGTAGGTCTTGGCTATGGGCAGTGTCTGGGGGGGACTTGGGGCTATGAGACGTCGCTTTGGGTAGCTGCATGgcggagaggtggtgaagggccTTGGTTGGGGGGCgccagggctgtggaggggaccACGAAGGGATTCCCTGACAGAGATGCTGCGGGAGCTCAGGTGATGGGAGGACCAGGGTGTCCAGGGCTGGCAGTCCTCAGAGAGCCCCTGCAACCCAGTGTGGCAGGAAGCGGCTTCTCCCTGCGTGCCAAGTACGGAAAACGGGTGCGGTGCGGACAGCACCGTGGGGGTGGGGCATGTGGGTGTAAGGTGAGGCTGTaggaggtgtggggcagggcatggggcaggaaaAGACTGTAGGGAGAAAGGACTTTATAGGAGGCTTCCCACCATGCCTTGCCCACTACTAACCGCTCTGCGCTGCCCTAGCTTGGGGTGTTGCACTGACTTACTGCCCTGCTGCCTGGATTTGTTCCCTGGGCCTCTCGCTCACCTCGGCTGCGTTGAAATGCCCTTCTCTTGCAGCGGCGTTGAGGGGTGGGGTGCAGACCTAGGGGAagtggcagggtgtgtgtgtgagagagagagagacaccgaCCTTCACCCCCTGTGCTAACCGTGAGCATCTGAATGTCGCCGCCTCCCTGAAAATAACCCCTTGTCTCTGGTCGCTCAGCAGCTCTGCTTTCCTGGCAATGCACGTGCACTTGCATCCCGGCCCCGCCACCCTGAGAACACCGTCTGTGCCCGTCCCGCCTTCTCAATGAATTCCGTCTCGCCTGCCTCGGTGCAGTATGTCAGCCAGGACGAGCTGCGCCATTCAGATGGCAGGAAGCTCTTTAACCcgagggctgggggccaggatggGAGCTGCAATGGGCTGTTCCCGGGGGGAGCGCAGAGCCGCCAGCCCAACGAACCTGACGAGGTGGACAAGATCAAGAACAAGCTCCTCTCGGCCTGGAACAACGTGAAATACGGTGAGCGCCCCGGCCACCTGGGTACTTCCCAGCCTGCTGGGTACAGGCCGCTTGTTGTGCTGGCCTTAGGAGCAAGGAGACCTGCCTCCAACTCTGACTCACCGCTCAGTGCGCCTGGGATTTCAAATGTGCCGGGGGTGGCTTGGCCAGCGGGGAAGAGAATGATTAGAAGTCACTTGTCTGTGTTGGAATCGGGCTGCCCCCAAATGTGCTGTCCCTGGGGCTTTAAACTCCCCCTGTTCCCGGTCTCCTGGGAGTGCTTGGCCTGTGCCAGCAGGAGCACTTCTGGCCTGGTGTGGTGACGGTAAAGGGAGTGTCCGTGTGTGGAAAAggctcttcccccagccctcgagctggggagtggcagctgttggTCTGTGGACAGCAGGCAGGTCAATGCATTGCGAGCTGCTAGTTGTCTTGTAGATTCCTGTGTCGATACCCCTGGTGCTCGTATCCCTGCCCCTGGCCGTGGGGGGAGCAGACCGTCCTGGGTGCCTATAGGCTCTATGGCTGTGGCCCGTCCAGGCCTATGAGCAAGCCAGGCCTTGATGTTTGTGAGAATCCTGTCAGCTGGATTCCAGCCAGGGGGCCCtgctgggaggctgggctcccagctgtgctGAGCCCCAACTGTGCTGCGACCCAAAGACTTTCCTCAGTGTGCTTTGAAATTCCTGTTCTAATCCCAGCCCTGAAACTGACCCTCTGGGcccagggcaagtcacttaaccctcTCTGTCTTCCCTGACGGTCAACCGGCTCGCCCACAGCCCAGGAGGGTGGCAAGGATGAGTCGGTGCCTCCATGCCCTGTAGTACTAACAATGCTCGGCGTGTCTTGCAGACTTAGGGGGGTCCCTAAGAAATGGGGACTGTCTAGGGTAATGGCTACAAATTTGGCCCATCATTCATGCTGTTTCTGCCCAGGACAGCTGCGAGGCCCCCTCCTAGCAGGGTAGCAGAAAGCTCGGCATGAGTGGTGGGGGTGAGGTTCCCCAGTGCAGCTGAGTGCAGGTTTCTCTTTCTGTAATTCAGTCAATTCAGGCTCCTCCAACTGGCTGCTGCTGACGTGGCTGGAAAGCCCACACTCCCCCCCGTGCTGGCTCTGTTTGTGTCAGGGCATCGAGGGCTGACCTCAGACCTAGCTTCCTCCTCCTGGGGGTGCCTATTGCCTGCGTGTGAGAGGCACTTTATCCTGCTGATAAACTTAGGAACATGTCTGCTGCATCAGCATGTCAACAAAGGCAGCTCTGTGTCCTGCGCTCCTCTGGGTGGTCAGGAGGTCCTGGAAGATCAGCTGTGCTCCTACAGAGCCCCTGGCCAAGGTCACCTGCCTTAAGGAGGAGCAGGCTCCTCCTGCTGTGCCATGTGgctcctgggccctggtgcagctGGGCTAGGGGCTAATGCAGGAGTGTTTCAAAGGAATCACTACCCTGCAGCCCTGTGAGTGGCCAGGATCAAAGCAGGGTGCAGGGACGCCCGAGGGTGGGTGCTGCAGAGCCTTAGAGGGCTGGTAGTGCGCATGTTGCAGGGAGCAGGTGAGCTCGGACTGTGCGAACTGAGAGGTATTCCTGGCCCCAGCTGGCGGATGTGCCCTCGCTCCAGGCTCTGACCCTGCTCATTGCTGGGCCATCCCCGTTCCTCCCAAGTGCGCATTAAGCAGTGGGATTCCGTGTCTGTCGCCTGTTAGTTCTCCCCCGCCCCGGGGAGCAGCCCCTGCGGTGGCGTGGCGTGGCCTGGCGTGTCTTGTTTTGGAATGTCCCTGCTGCTCTGTGTTGGAGAAGGCAGGTCAGAGCTGTGCCCCTTGCGTTTAGACCAGGTGTGAGGTTTGGGAAGGCCCTTCGTTCCCAGAGTTTGTTCCACCATCAGGGAGTGGCCCCTGGGAAAACACTCTCCGGCCCAGCCAAGCCTTACCCTGAGGGTGCAACGCTCTATTGGGCCGGGGAGTGACGCTCTCGACCACATTCCCTGGAGCTCTGGACGGTCTTTCAGATATCTTGGGCCCAGGCCAAGACGTGAACCCCTTGAAGCTAAGGACCGAGGCCTTGATCTGGAGCCAGCGGGGTGGGGAGCCAGCGTAGAGAGTGGAGTGGAGGAGAAAGAAGCAACACCTCCGGGGTCTAGATCAGTGCTGCAATTAACATGGCTGCGTCTAACAACCGGCTCCATGCTGCTGGCAAATGCTGATCACAGGTCCTGGAGCCACCCACAGAAGGAATTTCAAGGCGAGGCTCTTGCTTGTTGCCTGTTTCACTTCCTCCAAAGGGCTGTAGCCAGTAGTTTAGAGCAGCagagggaattggtgggagggccatggcccaggcagcaagTGGAGTGTGGCATTCCTGAGGGAGCTGCCCAGGTGACTGGCTTGGGTTTGACGGGGGAGGTTGCGGGGCAGGATTCAGCTGCCCCTTGGCCCGCTCTGGCTTGCTTTGCACCAAGGCCTGGCTGCTAGCATGCAAGCAGGCAGGTGGCAAACACAACCAGAGCCGTGGAGACGGCGCAGTCAGCCCAACCCCcaagtgatccctcccccacccccccagctgagTTCATGGTGCCCACCTGACCTGATCGCAGTCAGGACGTGACATTGAGAGCAGGGCGCCTCTGGAGCACCTGGGTAATGCCCCGTGGCAGCGAAATCTAGGGCAGCCAGCCAGGGCATCAGAGCTTTGTGAACTAGCTGACTCCACGCCTTGTGCATGGGAATACAGCTGTGGGTTATTGACCCTGGTGGCTGGGGATGTGAGGGTTCAGCAGGAGGAAGGACCTGGGAATGGAAGGCAGTGCGGATGGGAGGACACTGCTCACTTCTCTCTGCTTCTCCTCTCCCAGGATGGACGGTCAGGACTAAAACCAATTTCAGCAAGCTGTCCCCCATATACCTCTTCGGCCACGGCTATTGCTTCGAGGTGGAGGGTGAGTAGCCGGGTTAGCTCAGAGATCAGCCATGACTCCATCTTGGGGTTTCACACACTTCTtgccttggggagaagggaggcAGCTGCGGAATTGTGGCATTTCCAAAAGGAGCAGTTCCGGTTTCCTGGTTCCCTTGAGAGCTTGGCTCTTCCTCCTGATTCGAGGAGGAGTAAAAGTGTCAGCGTGTCATACTTGTGTTGGGTGAAACGCTTCCCACCCAGCTCGATGCAgaatcccccctcccacccctgtccCCAGTGTTTCAAGCTCTGGCCCAGCGCGCTGCCCTGCTGATGGGGCTCTGTGCGAACATCGCCCCCTCTGGCTGCTGACGGCACAGCGCTAAGAGGCTCCAAAATGGGGCTGTGATTGAGTGGGGAGGCCCCCATACATGTCTGGCTGGGGGTGCCCTGTGGCTGACTGGGCGGAGGGGTCTCTCCTGCAGAGGACGTGGAGCGGTTCCAGAAGGACTTTGCCTCCCGCATCTGGCTCACCTACCGCCGGGAGTTCCAGCAGCTGGAGGGCACCATGTGGACCACGGACTGCGGCTGGGGCTGCATGCTGCGCAGCGGGCAGATGATTCTCGCCCAGGGGCTCCTCATGCATTTCCTCGgcaggagtgagtggggggaCGTTGCAGAAATCCAGGGCTAGCCAGCATGTGCGCAGGGCTCCCGGCTCCATGCCGAGACCCTGGTgggtggcaggtggggagggGTTAAGACACCCTGCAGGAGGTGGCAATGAGACTGTCTGCCCCCGGGGGAGAGTTCTGCCCTGAGAGCTGGGACAAGACACTGCACATGCTCAGCAAAGGCCACAGCTGCTCTGgctgctggggtggagggagctgcTGGCACTCGGAGCACCCTGGATGTGTCCTTTTGTCGGTAATACCATGCCTAGCCCCTCCCTAGGGCACTCAGCCTTTCACAATGCGGATGCGTGTTtctgagggaaactgaggcaggggcaggcacagaacccaggagtcggcCTCCCAGGACAGGGCGTTTCTGGTCTGGACTCCACGAGTGACTTTCAGGCTGAGCTCTGGCCCCTGGAGAGGGGTATTGGCATCATGCCATGCATGgaccctgccccctccagggCACACTTGTGGAACACGCTGCCTCTACCTCTCCTGTTACTCCTAGACTGGACCTGGCCCGACGCCTTGTTCACCACCAGCCTGGTGGAGATGGACGCCATGAAGCCCATCTCTCCCGCCCGGCCTGGCAGCGCCggcctgcagcagctgcctgccctcGCTGTGGACAGAGGCAGGGACCCCTGGGGCATCTGGGCCCCGCTGCGCCCCCTCAGCCTgcaggagctggagaaggagcaCAGCCACCGCACCATTGTCTCGTGGTTCGCCGATCACCCGCGGGCACCCTTCGGCATCCACCGGCTGGTGGAGCTGGGCAGGAGCTCGGGGAAGAAAGCCGGGGACTGGTACGGCCCCTCCATTGCTGCTCACATTGTCAGGTGAGCAGATGACGGCCCGCAGCACCGGGGATCAATCTCCACACCGGCTCCACCGGGGTGGCCCTGGGCGTGACACGGGAGCTCTCCTGAAGCACAAGCCTGTGGCCTGTGATCTCCACCCCCGCGGCGCCTGGCTTTTTCCGGGCTGCAGGTGTCTGATCCCAGACGCTGGGCTGAGGCCAGGCCAGGCCGCAGGACGCTCATTCTCTTCCCCTCCATCTCCTGCAGGAAGGCGGTCGAAGGCTGTTCGGAAGCCAGCGGCCTGGCTGTCTACGTATCTCAGGACTGCACAGGTGAGTGCTGTGCTGGGAGTAGCCTGTGGCTGAAAGCTGACATGCTCCATGGACCCCCGGGCTAAGGGGCGCTCTGACTCTCAGGTATCACACCTGGGGGCTGGGGGTCTCTCCCTGCCCTGGGCTAGGATCTGACATCCTCCCCCCTCGGCAGAAGAAGCCAGACTCTACTGGTGTCTAGGGTGGCACCAGGTTGCCAGTGActaactcccctcccctctgtctGGTGACCCACTCAGTATACAAGGGGGACGTGGCAAGGCTGGTGTCTGGGAGCGACGGCCGGACGGTGCCAGATCCCGGTGCCAGGCGGAAAGCTGTCATCATCCTGGTGCCCATGCGCCTGGGCGGGGAAACCCTCAATCCTGTCTATGTAGACTGCGTGAAGGtagggcgggggcggggcctgaACAACTGGGGGACCCTGATTGTTGGGGGAAGGAATGGGAGGCAGGACTTGTCCAGAAGTCCCTAGCTGTCCCGGGCTCTTGTCCAGCCCCCCTCACATTCGTATCTGCCTGTCCCAATCTCTAATGCTCTCCGAAAGGCAGGgcaatgctattatccccatggcacagatggggaaactgaggcacggagtggcTAAGGGAGGTCCCAAGGTGCCCCAGGGAgtctgtcagagctgggaattgaacctgggtctcccaggtCAGCACCAtgtccatccttcctctcagccCCCATCTCGCCAGTTGCTCTGGCACAGCACGTCAAGCTGCCTTGAGACAGGTCCCAGTGTAGGAACCTCCTGATGCCCCGTCCTCCTGGAATTCCTCTCGGTGCCGCCCCTATCCAGCTCCATTGTGGAGAGCAGCCCCCTGTTTAGCTGCCTGGATCCCTGCTGCGTGCCGGGCccatgctgggggcagggctgaggccaTGGGTGGGGCAGCAGGAAATGGATACCATGGCTAAGCCCCCCACTCCGTGTCTTTGTCTCCCTCCAGGAGCTTCTGAAGCTGGAGCTCTGCATTGGGATTATCGGTGGGAAGCCCAAGCACTCGCTCTACTTTGTGGGCTACCAAGGTACGTGCCCGCAAGCCCTGCCCAGCGCCCGTCCCCGGCATGTTCGGGGCAGCAGAGCGGGAGTGGCTGGGCAGAAAACAGGCTCTTCCCGTGGGAAAACTCCGGCCCCTTGGCAAAAAATGGAAACAGCAGCTTCTGATTCGGAAGTGCTGCTGCGGTGcctcctgggagttgtagtttgggtctCCTTCCTAGGCCTGGCTCCCCAATTGGACTACAGTTCCCATGATGCAGGGTGGTGATAGTCTCATGGAGTCCCTGGCCACagtgtatcatgggagatgtagtctgtctGGGGAGCCTGGGCCATAGGAGAAGGGGGAACAGGCGGGAACCAAACTACAGTTCCCATGTAGCACTGCAGCAGGGTCTGAGTCGCAGTGCTGTGGGTTGGGTGCTGGGGCTGGTGTGATCCCAGCTGCTGTACTCTTGCTGATATTTCTCTCCCCGCAACCCCTTTGCTTTTCAGACGACTTCCTGCTGTACCTGGACCCCCACTACTGCCAGCCCTTCGTGGACACCACCAAGGAGAACTTCCCCCTGGAGGTCAGTacgagctggggggtgggggggcagctccTGCTGTGGGCTGGCCCCATGGAGTAACCCACGTACACGCTCTCTCTTCCAGTCCTTCCACTGCAGCTCACCCCGCAAAATGGCCTTCAGCAAAATGGATCCCAGCTGCACCATCGGCTTCTATGCTCGCGACGGGCAGGAGTTGGACACGCTGTGCTTAGAGCTGACCAGGGTAATGGCTGCAGCAGGCAATGCCTTGGTGCCAGCTGGAGTAGGGACCGgccgggggggtgctctgctggggcCCCAGAACGCCCTGGATGTAGCCCTCCCGCAGTCCCTGGACTGGTGCCTGGCCTCAGCCCCGTGCGTGTGGGCACCTGCCTGGGAAAAGCACTGGGTGGATTCCGCCTCCTACCACTGGCAGAGACTCAAGCCTGCCTCACTATCTGGATCCTGCCGGGTCAAAACAGGGCAGGGCGGCTGCATGCTGCTCCCCCAACGCATGCCCATGTGGGTGAGGGCTCGGAACCCGCCGTGCCAAGCCAAGGGGCTGATGCCGCCACTGGCCTCAAGCCTTTTCTCtcccccctgcagcacagtggcTCCCTGAGGTGCTGCTTGGGAGCAGGGGGGCGCCGTGGGGATTTTGCAAGCAGATAACGTGTATATGGCGAGGGGGGGTGTTTCTGCCTCCCTTTCGTGGCCCTctgaccccagccctctgctccccaggTGCTGAACTCCTCGTCAGCCAAGGAGAGGTACCCCATGTTCACAGTGACGGAGGGCCAGGCGCAGGAGTACGGGCTGGCCGAGCTGTGCTCCCGCTTCTCCCAGCAGACCGTGCAGCTGCCCAGGCGCAGCAAGCCCAAGGTGGCCACCTCGGACGAGTTCGTCTTCCTGTGAGCGGGGAGAGGCCGCTCCCCCCTTATTTATTACTTATTTATAGACACACGGCGGGGGCCATGGGCTGCCCTGCCCACCATGTCACAACACTGGcggtgcagcagggggcgctgggatgTGGCTCGAGGGTGCCCCctgtggggacaggcagctggcGAAGGATGCGCTGGTGAActggagcgccccctgctgcacaCTGTGATTTACACTGGAATAAATCCCTGGCACACAGGGGAGAGCGGTGCCCACACCTAGGCCGGGCCTGTTACTGTGCTAGGATCTAGCACCCCCTGAAGCTGATCGACTGCTGCGTGGGTATTTGCTGTTTCCAGCTGGAATCTGGCTCTGTCCTCTGCCAGCTCCCGGGCTGCCATGGCAAGATCCTGCTGCCCCTCTGAACCGGAGTGCAGAGGTCAGACGGCCTGGCAGCAGCCTGGCCGCAGAGGGAGCTGCCATCTGCAAGCGCTGACCCTGTGAGGTGTGGGGACACCTGTATCCCCTAGGGGACCCTAGCACTGCTCTCCACCAGCCCCCCATCCTTGTGCATCAGCCCTCACACCACAGGGAATGAGACTAGGCCTCCGAGCCAACCTGGGGCTAGGCCCTTCCCCCTGGCTgtcactggggggcagggagcagagccacGGGgctcgtgtgggggcaccaggCAGCCTTTCCCCTGCTCTAATCCAGCACAGCAGAAAGCTGGAGTCAGGGGCCCCATGGCTTACAGAGTGGCGGCAGGCTGAGAGGGCTTTAGCATGGGAATGGAACCAGCCATGTTTGCCCAGTGTAgtaggggggtgtggggggcaggctctccccactcccctcatCAGCACCCCTCAGGGCAGCTgacccttccccccccagcctggggcagcccAACGGAGCAGGGTCTTCCTGCAGCAGTGTCAGAACATCAGCCTCAGCTGCTGCTTTCGAATGGACCTGGTTTATTTAGGGTGGGTGCCCCCAGCTCAGGAcagagttgggggggggcagCTCAACCTGCCGAAGTCTGGTGCCCCTTGGGCCTCCCATGTACGGTCCTGCGGGAAGGCGAAACCTGGGGCCTGCCTGTGACACAGGGCGTGGCAGGGCTGCTCCCAGCTTCTCCAGGGTGAGCTACGGCAGTGGCTAAGAGCAGGGCCCCCgggtgctcaggggagggaggtAGGGCTGGGCGCTGCACCCACTAATCTCATGGTCCCCGTCCCCTGGAGGGCTGGCCTGAAGGGCTCAGTCTAGCTAGGCAAAGGGGGGGTGTCAGgccaggagcagggatggggcagtgaCACAGCAGCGAGGCAGCCCCAGCTGTCCTGCCTCCTGCTCTGGGCCCTGGGGCTCCCCCTGGCCTGTCCCCTACTAGTCACACGGCAGGGCGCACATCTCCCTGCCGTATTGCTGGTAGTAAAGGCGGGCGTgatactgcagctccggcagcACCAGGCGGTAGCAGCTGGCGTGCTGGGCCGGGGGGAGGCCGGGCCGCAGGTTGTAGCCCAGGATGGCGGCGGTGTCGGGCTGCCAGGGCCGCAGCTCGTCGGCCGTCTCCTCCGGCCCCACGGCCTCTCCGGCCAGGCAGGTCTCCCGGGTCTCCCGCAGCAGCGCGCGCAGGGCCTCCAGCTCGCCCTTCATGCGCGTGTAGCCGTAGAGCTCCACCCGGTGCCACAGCACGGCCTGGAAGTACCGGTACAGCCGCACGTCCAGCCAGTTCCACGCCCGGATCCGCCACGCCAGCCCCGGGGCCAAGGCCTCGTCCCCGCCCCCCCGGCGGGCGTTGAGCCGCACGTAAGCcagctcctccaggtgcagccccagcagctcccgtGCCAGCAGCAGGGACTCGTCGAAGTGCTCGGCGATGAGCACCAGCTGGAAGGTCCGGTTGAGCCGCTCCAACTCCCGGTCCCACTggctgcccccttcctccccaccggCCTCCAGCCCCAGGTCAAAGGCCATGGGGTTCCTGGCCAGCCCGTTGCCCGCGTCGGCTGGGTCGTAGTACCGCGCCGGGGCCTGCAGGAAGGCggccaggggctgggggtggttgGCGAGGGCCTGGAAGGCAGGCACGGTGCTGCGGTAGTAGGCGAAGACGGAAGGGAAGGTGCGGACAGGGTCGCGCAGGATGGTGAGGTAGAGGCTGTCCGGGGGCATGACCCGGCGCAGCTCGCCGGCTGCTAGCCGCAGGTGGCTGAGCAGCAGGTTGTAGCGGGCGGCGCCCGGCGGCAGCGGCTCCACGAACGTGGCGGCGAAGGGCTGGGGGTAGGCAAACTGGTAAGTGTAGTGGGGGAAGGCGACGGTGAGGTGGTGCCGCTCACCCAGGCGGAAGAGGATATTCTGTAGGGTGCTGCTGCCTGTCTTGTGAGTCTTCACGAACACCACGTTGGGGGGCGGGCGGCCAGAGGTCTCCCCCCGCAGCGGCTCGGTGCGGCTGGTTCTACCCACCTCCCTGCGGCGGGAGAGAgggggcgggtgagggggcccccgATGCTGCacggccaggcccagccccagccccacagcactgaGTCTGAATTGAGGGGGGGGACAGGACTGGCGGAGGGGACTCAGGCTGCAGTCCTGGGAGGACCCCAGTATCCTGAGTGCCAGCgtggggccctggctgtgctgctccAGGGTAAATCTCCCTCACCCCTGCCCAGCGCTCCCGTCACTGGTGGCTGGCCTCAGGGCCCTGCGGGCACAACTCCCCTGCCTGCTGGCAAGGCCGGAGTGGGGATGCGTGGTGCCTACCCCCACCTTGCACGACTTGTCAGCATGCCAGCCCCTGGAGGGCTTAGGGCCTGGCTCACCCCTGGCagcgatgggggggggggggcagggctgtttcCTGTGCAAGCCCTGCCTGGGAGAACTGCCCCAGCTGCCTGGGAGTCCCTGGGGGGCCTGGTCTGGTCTGGGGTTGTAATGTGCCTGGTGCAATGGAGGGGGGGGGTGCACCTGGGCCATActgtgattcccccccccccatgtacaGCACATGGCACAATGGCAGCCTGGGCCAGGATGGGCTACTGAAGCAGCAGCCCCCTTGCTTTGCTTGCTGAGGTACCTGGCCCTTGGGgaacccccaggccccaccccagcctgcactatggggtgtgtgtggagggggggtgtCTCATCCCAGCCTGCCCACGACCAGCTTTCACCCACAGCAAGAGCTGGGCACTGAGCTACAAGGGAGCCGTGGCCCAGCACCCACAGCTGCTCCTGGCCCTGCCGACAGCCACATtcagcccctgctgccccccgggCCCAGTTTGCTGAGCTCCCCCAGTGACCCCGCCCAGGTGCCCGATACTCACTGCTTGGCCACCTgccggaggagcagcagcaggagccctgccagcagcagcgcacgGCATCCCCCCGGCCCCGCTGAGCGCCACAGGCGAGCCAGGACCATCTCCCCAGCACTTCTGCCACTCTGTGCCCAGCCTGGGGCCTCGccgcctgccctggccccttAAACCGCTCGGCAATCCAAGGGCTGGCTCGTCTCGCCTCACCTCACCGGCTAAGGCGGCTCAGGGGCTTAGCTGCAGCCTGGAGGGAGACGAGCGACTAGGGGCAAGGCAGGACCTGGCTTCAGctcgggcagcaccatcagccctgcacatcccctgccagtgctgggagggacAGGGCAGCTGGGCCCCCACAGCAGCCAGGGCTGCCCTGCTGTGCCCCAGGGCTGAGCACTAGCAGCAGGGGTGGGCAcagccagggagcagcagctgggagccagag encodes the following:
- the ATG4D gene encoding cysteine protease ATG4D isoform X2 gives rise to the protein MNSVSPASVQYVSQDELRHSDGRKLFNPRAGGQDGSCNGLFPGGAQSRQPNEPDEVDKIKNKLLSAWNNVKYGWTVRTKTNFSKLSPIYLFGHGYCFEVEEDVERFQKDFASRIWLTYRREFQQLEGTMWTTDCGWGCMLRSGQMILAQGLLMHFLGRNWTWPDALFTTSLVEMDAMKPISPARPGSAGLQQLPALAVDRGRDPWGIWAPLRPLSLQELEKEHSHRTIVSWFADHPRAPFGIHRLVELGRSSGKKAGDWYGPSIAAHIVRKAVEGCSEASGLAVYVSQDCTVYKGDVARLVSGSDGRTVPDPGARRKAVIILVPMRLGGETLNPVYVDCVKELLKLELCIGIIGGKPKHSLYFVGYQDDFLLYLDPHYCQPFVDTTKENFPLESFHCSSPRKMAFSKMDPSCTIGFYARDGQELDTLCLELTRVLNSSSAKERYPMFTVTEGQAQEYGLAELCSRFSQQTVQLPRRSKPKVATSDEFVFL
- the ATG4D gene encoding cysteine protease ATG4D isoform X1, which codes for MNSVSPASVQYVSQDELRHSDGRKLFNPRAGGQDGSCNGLFPGGAQSRQPNEPDEVDKIKNKLLSAWNNVKYGWTVRTKTNFSKLSPIYLFGHGYCFEVEEDVERFQKDFASRIWLTYRREFQQLEGTMWTTDCGWGCMLRSGQMILAQGLLMHFLGRNWTWPDALFTTSLVEMDAMKPISPARPGSAGLQQLPALAVDRGRDPWGIWAPLRPLSLQELEKEHSHRTIVSWFADHPRAPFGIHRLVELGRSSGKKAGDWYGPSIAAHIVRKAVEGCSEASGLAVYVSQDCTGASEAGALHWDYRWEAQALALLCGLPRRLPAVPGPPLLPALRGHHQGELPPGVLPLQLTPQNGLQQNGSQLHHRLLCSRRAGVGHAVLRADQGAELLVSQGEVPHVHSDGGPGAGVRAGRAVLPLLPADRAAAQAQQAQGGHLGRVRLPVSGERPLPPYLLLIYRHTAGAMGCPAHHVTTLAVQQGALGCGSRVPPVGTGSWRRMRW
- the LOC127035538 gene encoding galactose-3-O-sulfotransferase 2-like; the encoded protein is MVLARLWRSAGPGGCRALLLAGLLLLLLRQVAKQLSAVGLGLGLAVQHRGPPHPPPLSRRREVGRTSRTEPLRGETSGRPPPNVVFVKTHKTGSSTLQNILFRLGERHHLTVAFPHYTYQFAYPQPFAATFVEPLPPGAARYNLLLSHLRLAAGELRRVMPPDSLYLTILRDPVRTFPSVFAYYRSTVPAFQALANHPQPLAAFLQAPARYYDPADAGNGLARNPMAFDLGLEAGGEEGGSQWDRELERLNRTFQLVLIAEHFDESLLLARELLGLHLEELAYVRLNARRGGGDEALAPGLAWRIRAWNWLDVRLYRYFQAVLWHRVELYGYTRMKGELEALRALLRETRETCLAGEAVGPEETADELRPWQPDTAAILGYNLRPGLPPAQHASCYRLVLPELQYHARLYYQQYGREMCALPCD